The Anoplopoma fimbria isolate UVic2021 breed Golden Eagle Sablefish chromosome 20, Afim_UVic_2022, whole genome shotgun sequence genome includes a window with the following:
- the taf12 gene encoding transcription initiation factor TFIID subunit 12, protein MANNMANSTATVVKVGTPGPAGRISPEGSQVLSKKKLQDLVREIDPNEQLDEDVEEMLLQIADDFIESVVTAACQLARHRKSNTLEVKDVQLHLERQWNMWIPGYGSDEIRPFKKACTTEAHKQRMALIRKTTKK, encoded by the exons ATGGCGAACAACATGGCTAACAGCACCGCAACAGTAGTAAAGGTCGGGACCCCTGGCCCTGCTGGCAGAATTAGTCCGGAGGGATCTCAG GTGCTCAGTaagaagaagctgcaggacCTGGTGAGAGAGATCGATCCGAATGAGCAGCTGGATGAGGATGTCGAGGAG ATGCTGCTGCAAATTGCAGATGACTTTATAGAGAGTGTAGTGACAGCGGCCTGTCAGCTGGCTCGCCATCGCAAGTCCAACACCTTGGAGGTGAAGGATGTCCAATTACATCTTG AGCGCCAGTGGAACATGTGGATTCCTGGTTATGGATCAGACGAGATCCGGCCGTTCAAGAAGGCTTGCACCACAGAGGCTCACAAACAG AGAATGGCACTGATCCGCAAGACAACCAAAAAGTAG
- the si:ch211-79k12.1 gene encoding hemicentin-1 isoform X2: protein MKVLLVAAVVALIYGSSATLLIKGPTQTVLEGDRVTLECQLSDSELNISQVHFEKFYRGWHPVLEGFWCRNSATISRTPDRLLLDIPYVSSNYEGPYRCVSDAENVTAPDNSSLPLTFKVHYLGYVSLTREGYTSYFDAPKELKVQLGEDVVVKCSTRSSEKPTYLWNKDGDDWILPSSTLTLRKITATDAGLYTCMVQHPTVESLSKNRTITITVLSKDSRWYESSNGRLILMTAAAAVSLLVFILSMSVFMCRRARRANTCKGPIDDRSQKKPIYKASVESLPSTCADKQPLV, encoded by the exons ATGAAAGTGCTTCTAGTTGCTGCAGTGGTCGCCCTGATTTATGGCAGTTCtg CCACTTTGCTCATTAAAGGGCCAACGCAGACGGTTCTGGAGGGAGATCGGGTCACACTAGAGTGTCAGCTCTCTGACTCTGAACTCAACATCAGCCAGGTCCACTTTGAAAAGTTCTACAGG GGCTGGCATCCAGTTCTTGAGGGATTTTGGTGCAGGAATTCGGCGACTATCAGTCGGACCCCAGACAGACTGTTGCTGGACATCCCCTATGTAAGCAGTAACTATGAGGGGCCTTACCGCTGTGTGTCCGACGCCGAAAATGTGACCGCTCCAGACAACTCCTCCCTGCCGCTGACCTTCAAAGTGCATT ATCTGGGTTACGTATCGCTGACTAGGGAAGGATACACCAGCTACTTTGATGCCCCGAAGGAGCTGAAGGTGCAACTCGGGGAGGACGTGGTGGTGAAGTGCTCCACCAGGTCGTCAGAGAAGCCCACCTACTTGTGGAATAAAGAC ggTGACGACTGGATCCTGCCTTCCTCTACGCTGACGCTGAGGAAGATCACAGCGACGGATGCAGGACTGTACACTTGCATGGTCCAGCATCCCACTGTGGAGTCACTCAGCAAGAACCGCACCATCACCATCACTGTGCTGTCTA AGGATTCCCGCTGGTACGAGTCCAGTAATGGCCGTCTCATTCTGATGACCGCAGCAGCGGCCGTCTCTCTCCTGGTGTTCATCCTCTCCATGAGTGTGTTCATGTGCCGCAGGGCCAGACGTGCCAATACCTGCAAAGGACCCAT TGATGACCGGTCTCAGAAGAAGCCCATCTACAAAGCCAGTGTGGAGTCCCTGCCCTCCACCTGTGCAGACAAACAACCTCTGGTTTGA
- the si:ch211-79k12.1 gene encoding hemicentin-1 isoform X1, which produces MKVLLVAAVVALIYGSSATLLIKGPTQTVLEGDRVTLECQLSDSELNISQVHFEKFYRYMQGWHPVLEGFWCRNSATISRTPDRLLLDIPYVSSNYEGPYRCVSDAENVTAPDNSSLPLTFKVHYLGYVSLTREGYTSYFDAPKELKVQLGEDVVVKCSTRSSEKPTYLWNKDGDDWILPSSTLTLRKITATDAGLYTCMVQHPTVESLSKNRTITITVLSKDSRWYESSNGRLILMTAAAAVSLLVFILSMSVFMCRRARRANTCKGPIDDRSQKKPIYKASVESLPSTCADKQPLV; this is translated from the exons ATGAAAGTGCTTCTAGTTGCTGCAGTGGTCGCCCTGATTTATGGCAGTTCtg CCACTTTGCTCATTAAAGGGCCAACGCAGACGGTTCTGGAGGGAGATCGGGTCACACTAGAGTGTCAGCTCTCTGACTCTGAACTCAACATCAGCCAGGTCCACTTTGAAAAGTTCTACAGG TACATGCAGGGCTGGCATCCAGTTCTTGAGGGATTTTGGTGCAGGAATTCGGCGACTATCAGTCGGACCCCAGACAGACTGTTGCTGGACATCCCCTATGTAAGCAGTAACTATGAGGGGCCTTACCGCTGTGTGTCCGACGCCGAAAATGTGACCGCTCCAGACAACTCCTCCCTGCCGCTGACCTTCAAAGTGCATT ATCTGGGTTACGTATCGCTGACTAGGGAAGGATACACCAGCTACTTTGATGCCCCGAAGGAGCTGAAGGTGCAACTCGGGGAGGACGTGGTGGTGAAGTGCTCCACCAGGTCGTCAGAGAAGCCCACCTACTTGTGGAATAAAGAC ggTGACGACTGGATCCTGCCTTCCTCTACGCTGACGCTGAGGAAGATCACAGCGACGGATGCAGGACTGTACACTTGCATGGTCCAGCATCCCACTGTGGAGTCACTCAGCAAGAACCGCACCATCACCATCACTGTGCTGTCTA AGGATTCCCGCTGGTACGAGTCCAGTAATGGCCGTCTCATTCTGATGACCGCAGCAGCGGCCGTCTCTCTCCTGGTGTTCATCCTCTCCATGAGTGTGTTCATGTGCCGCAGGGCCAGACGTGCCAATACCTGCAAAGGACCCAT TGATGACCGGTCTCAGAAGAAGCCCATCTACAAAGCCAGTGTGGAGTCCCTGCCCTCCACCTGTGCAGACAAACAACCTCTGGTTTGA
- the rab42b gene encoding ras-related protein Rab-42b, which translates to MDLTLWQYQFRIIMLGDSTVGKSSMLKRYTEDMFLESINQTVGVDFYVHFLEVEPGVRVKLQFWDTAGQERFRSVTRSYYRNSVGGLLVFDMTNQASFDHIKEWHAEVCERVQPHKVLFVLVGQKSDLDDEGERVVSLEEAEKLAGQLGVPYVEASAKTGRNVRDAFELLTRRVYQGLLSGEVELQEGWDGVKCTAPQALQLQRASLAQQPSTAPKKCCP; encoded by the exons ATGGACCTGACTTTGTGGCAGTACCAGTTCAGGATCATCATGCTGGGGGACTCCACAGTGGGCAAGTCTTCCATGCTGAAGCGCTACACTGAAGACATGTTCCTGGAGTCCATCAACCAGACGGTGGGTGTAGACTTCTATGTTCACTTCCTGGAGGTGGAGCCGGGGGTCCGTGTCAAGCTTCAGTTCTGGGACACAGCTGGACAGGAGAGGTTTAG GTCAGTGACCCGTTCTTATTACCGCAACTCAGTCGGAGGCCTGCTGGTGTTCGACATGACCAACCAAGCCTCCTTTGACCATATTAAGGAGTGGCACGCCGAGGTGTGCGAGCGAGTGCAGCCACACAAGGTTCTGTTCGTCCTGGTGGGGCAAAAGAGCGACCTCGATGATGAGGGGGAGAGGGTGGTGAGTCTGGAAGAGGCCGAGAAACTGGCCGGGCAGCTAGGGGTGCCCTACGTGGAGGCCTCTGCCAAGACGGGGCGGAACGTGAGGGACGCCTTTGAGCTGCTCACTCGGCGGGTCTACCAGGGTCTGCTGAGTGGAGaggtggagctgcaggaggGCTGGGACGGAGTGAAGTGCACTGCACCACAGGCGCTGCAGTTGCAGAGAGCCAGCCTGGCACAGCAGCCAAGCACAGCCCCCAAGAAGTGTTGTCCTTAA